Proteins co-encoded in one Cytobacillus sp. NJ13 genomic window:
- a CDS encoding pseudouridine-5'-phosphate glycosidase, whose product MKQYIELSAEVQQAKTEGKAIVALESTIISHGMPYPQNVQMAREVEQIVRDNGAVPATIAIIDGKIKIGLTDDELELFGKSSGVAKVSRRDLAQIIATKQLGATTVATTMICADLADIKIFVTGGIGGVHKGAETTMDISADLEELAQTDVAVICAGAKSILDLGLTLEYLETKGVPVIGYETEVLPAFYTRKSEHKLNFSTDSIDVIADTLKVKWELDLKGGAVIANPIPEEHAMDEDYINGIIDQAIKEAEEKHIVGKDSTPFLLGKIKEITGGKSLDANIELVKHNAKVGTQIAVSFNNKTK is encoded by the coding sequence ATGAAACAATATATTGAACTATCTGCAGAGGTACAGCAAGCAAAAACAGAAGGGAAAGCCATTGTAGCATTAGAATCCACGATTATTTCTCATGGTATGCCTTATCCTCAAAACGTACAAATGGCTCGTGAAGTCGAACAAATTGTTCGTGACAACGGTGCTGTTCCAGCAACCATTGCGATCATTGATGGAAAAATTAAAATTGGTTTAACAGATGATGAATTAGAGCTATTTGGAAAAAGTTCGGGTGTTGCTAAAGTATCAAGACGTGATCTAGCGCAAATTATTGCTACGAAACAATTAGGTGCAACGACTGTTGCAACAACCATGATTTGTGCCGACTTAGCTGATATAAAAATCTTTGTAACAGGCGGTATTGGCGGGGTTCATAAAGGGGCAGAAACGACTATGGACATTTCAGCTGACCTTGAAGAATTAGCACAAACAGATGTGGCTGTCATTTGTGCAGGCGCTAAATCAATCCTTGATTTAGGTCTGACTCTTGAGTATTTAGAAACAAAAGGAGTTCCTGTCATTGGATATGAAACAGAAGTCCTGCCTGCATTCTATACAAGAAAAAGTGAACATAAATTAAACTTCTCTACAGATTCAATCGATGTGATTGCTGATACATTAAAAGTGAAATGGGAATTAGACCTTAAAGGCGGAGCGGTAATCGCAAATCCGATTCCTGAAGAACATGCGATGGATGAAGATTATATCAATGGAATTATCGATCAGGCAATCAAGGAAGCAGAAGAAAAACATATTGTTGGTAAAGATAGCACACCATTCCTGCTGGGGAAAATTAAAGAAATAACTGGCGGTAAAAGCCTTGATGCCAATATTGAATTAGTAAAACACAATGCAAAAGTAGGAACCCAAATTGCAGTTAGTTTCAATAACAAAACAAAATAA
- a CDS encoding nucleoside transporter C-terminal domain-containing protein: MNFIFFITGILLVFVIGFLVSNNRKQIKYKRILIMLAVQLILVFFMMNTSIGLTVLTKVGSFFESLMKIADAGIQFVFGGMVNEGATTFFFVALLPLVFMSVLIGILNYIKVLPFIIKYIGLILSKITGMGRLESYFAVSTAALGQPEVFLTIIKQIPLLSQKRLYTICTSAMSAVSMAMVGAYMTMLEPKYVVTAVVLNIFSALIVANIINPYDLEENDDLIQVEENERVPFFQMVGDSVMDGFKIVIVVAAMLLGFISLMELVNVIFLGVFDVSFQTVIGYIFAPIAFLMGIPWAEAVQAGGIMATKLVTNEFVAMLSFGDIANGLSDKTIAIVSVYLVSFANFGTVGIVAGSIKSISEKQGSYVAKYSLKLLLGATLASVISGTIMGIVM; the protein is encoded by the coding sequence ATGAATTTTATTTTCTTCATAACAGGAATTTTGCTTGTTTTTGTGATTGGTTTTCTAGTTAGTAATAATAGAAAACAAATTAAGTATAAACGAATTCTTATCATGTTGGCGGTGCAATTGATATTAGTGTTCTTCATGATGAATACAAGTATAGGTCTCACTGTTCTTACCAAAGTGGGCTCTTTTTTTGAAAGTTTAATGAAGATTGCTGATGCAGGAATACAATTTGTCTTTGGCGGAATGGTAAATGAAGGTGCAACAACGTTTTTCTTTGTAGCGTTACTGCCTCTTGTTTTCATGTCGGTGTTAATTGGAATCCTAAATTATATTAAAGTGCTGCCATTCATTATCAAATATATAGGTTTAATTTTGAGTAAAATAACAGGAATGGGCAGATTAGAAAGTTATTTTGCTGTATCTACAGCTGCACTTGGACAACCTGAAGTGTTCTTGACGATAATTAAACAAATTCCTCTTTTATCCCAAAAAAGACTTTACACCATTTGTACTTCAGCAATGAGTGCAGTCAGTATGGCAATGGTCGGGGCTTATATGACCATGCTAGAGCCAAAATATGTTGTAACCGCTGTCGTATTGAATATCTTTAGTGCGCTTATCGTGGCAAATATTATTAATCCATATGATTTAGAAGAAAATGACGATCTAATTCAAGTTGAAGAAAATGAAAGAGTTCCTTTCTTCCAAATGGTTGGGGATAGCGTCATGGACGGTTTTAAAATTGTGATTGTTGTCGCTGCTATGCTATTAGGATTTATTTCCCTGATGGAATTGGTTAATGTCATTTTCCTCGGCGTATTTGATGTTTCTTTCCAAACGGTTATCGGTTATATTTTTGCCCCAATCGCCTTCTTAATGGGCATCCCTTGGGCAGAAGCTGTACAAGCTGGTGGTATTATGGCTACAAAGCTTGTAACAAATGAATTTGTTGCCATGCTGAGTTTTGGTGATATTGCAAATGGTCTTTCTGATAAAACCATTGCAATCGTATCTGTTTACTTGGTTAGTTTTGCTAATTTTGGAACAGTGGGTATTGTCGCTGGTTCAATTAAATCAATCAGTGAAAAACAAGGAAGTTATGTTGCCAAATATTCTTTGAAATTATTGTTAGGTGCAACATTAGCATCTGTCATTTCAGGGACAATAATGGGGATTGTAATGTAA
- a CDS encoding ABC transporter ATP-binding protein, whose translation MTEVLLEIKNLGIQFNTGEGTVQPIRGVNFSLKKSETLGVVGESGSGKSVTSLAIMGLLPEKKSKIVSGSIHFNNMDVTTLDSHQYRKLRGNEISMIFQEPMTSLNPVFTIGEQLSEPLKQHKKMPKKERKEAIINMLKQVGIPRAEQIINEYPHQLSGGMRQRVMISLALLCDPKLLICDEPTTALDVTIQAQILELMKQIKAEKDMSLLFITHDLGVVAEMCDRVVVMYAGEIVEVAEIHELFDNPLHPYTKGLIHSLPTNNSRKSKLYSINGQVPRPDEIGEGCTFANRCPYAFDKCTVSAPPTFSMGEHLSKCWLQESNRQVNIH comes from the coding sequence ATGACTGAAGTACTTCTTGAAATCAAAAATCTTGGTATCCAATTTAATACAGGAGAAGGTACCGTTCAACCGATTCGAGGGGTAAATTTCTCCTTGAAAAAAAGTGAAACTCTTGGGGTTGTTGGTGAATCTGGTAGTGGAAAAAGTGTTACTTCTTTAGCGATAATGGGACTTTTACCAGAGAAAAAAAGCAAGATTGTTTCTGGGAGTATTCATTTTAATAATATGGATGTAACTACACTAGATAGTCACCAATACAGAAAACTTCGCGGGAATGAAATATCCATGATATTCCAGGAACCAATGACCTCTCTCAATCCTGTTTTTACAATAGGTGAACAATTAAGTGAGCCACTAAAACAGCATAAAAAAATGCCAAAAAAAGAAAGAAAAGAAGCCATCATCAATATGTTAAAGCAAGTGGGCATTCCAAGAGCGGAACAGATTATTAACGAGTATCCTCATCAATTATCAGGCGGTATGAGGCAACGCGTAATGATTTCATTAGCCCTTTTATGCGATCCTAAACTCCTCATTTGCGATGAACCTACTACTGCTTTAGATGTAACCATTCAAGCACAAATCTTAGAACTGATGAAGCAAATTAAAGCTGAAAAAGATATGAGTCTTCTTTTTATCACACATGATTTGGGTGTGGTAGCAGAAATGTGCGATCGTGTTGTGGTCATGTATGCTGGGGAAATTGTTGAAGTGGCAGAGATCCATGAACTATTTGACAATCCCCTACATCCATATACAAAAGGTCTAATCCATTCTCTACCGACGAATAATTCGAGAAAAAGCAAACTCTATTCCATTAACGGACAAGTACCTAGGCCAGATGAAATTGGAGAAGGCTGTACATTCGCCAATCGATGTCCATATGCATTTGATAAATGCACTGTGAGCGCCCCTCCTACTTTTTCAATGGGAGAGCATTTAAGTAAATGTTGGCTACAAGAGTCCAATCGGCAGGTGAATATTCATTGA
- a CDS encoding MarR family transcriptional regulator, which produces MNEKIEKIKKFNRFYLNVVGLYAQYSKGSPYSMSEAMIIYEIDKRKRCTASQLSEYFDFDKGYVSRMIHKLSKQKLIERVSDNQDKRKKYLHITEKGQKVLKELSDNASNDVRRMIEKIDLEQVNSLIQSMEEIEEILSVNKGGRFDEEK; this is translated from the coding sequence ATGAATGAAAAAATCGAAAAAATTAAGAAGTTTAACCGTTTTTATCTTAATGTTGTTGGTTTGTATGCTCAGTATTCAAAAGGAAGCCCCTATTCAATGTCAGAAGCGATGATTATATATGAGATAGATAAAAGGAAGAGATGTACAGCTTCTCAATTATCTGAGTATTTCGACTTCGATAAAGGCTATGTAAGTAGAATGATACATAAGCTCAGCAAACAAAAACTTATTGAACGGGTATCGGATAACCAAGATAAACGAAAGAAATATTTGCATATCACTGAAAAAGGGCAAAAAGTTCTTAAAGAACTTTCAGATAATGCCAGCAATGATGTAAGGAGGATGATTGAAAAAATTGATTTGGAACAAGTAAATTCTCTTATTCAATCAATGGAAGAAATCGAGGAAATTTTATCAGTCAATAAAGGAGGAAGATTTGATGAGGAAAAATAA
- a CDS encoding ABC transporter permease codes for METSTITTTNKTIDMKFKKKSKFKDFFRKLSKSWAGLLGFCIIIFLVVLSLFGQWIAPFDPMDAPLRDRLLPPFTDGHILGTDQLGRDILSRIIAGTKVSLIIGLATALLAGVIGTIVGVIAGYFRGWIDIVLMRIVDVQLSFPFILLVLVISAVLGAGLTNIIISLALAGWVIFARVIRSEVLALREKEFITAAIATGVPKFEILVRHILPNIFTPIIILISLQMGTYIIAEASVSFLGFGVQPPTPAWGNMLNEGKDYIFSSWWLITFPGIAIILTTLGVNLFGDWLRDTLDPELKGE; via the coding sequence GTGGAAACCAGTACAATTACAACCACTAATAAAACAATTGATATGAAATTTAAAAAGAAATCTAAATTCAAGGATTTCTTTCGAAAACTGTCAAAAAGCTGGGCTGGGTTGCTCGGTTTTTGCATCATTATCTTTTTAGTAGTTCTCAGTCTATTTGGGCAATGGATTGCCCCTTTTGATCCTATGGATGCCCCATTACGAGATCGTCTTTTACCTCCTTTTACAGACGGTCACATATTAGGAACCGATCAATTAGGAAGAGATATACTTTCTAGAATCATTGCAGGTACAAAAGTATCCTTAATCATTGGGTTAGCCACAGCTTTATTAGCCGGGGTCATTGGCACCATCGTGGGTGTGATTGCAGGATACTTTAGGGGCTGGATTGATATAGTTTTAATGCGAATTGTGGATGTTCAATTAAGTTTTCCATTTATCTTATTAGTACTCGTCATAAGTGCAGTACTTGGAGCAGGACTTACAAACATTATCATATCTCTTGCTTTAGCGGGGTGGGTTATTTTTGCCAGAGTTATTCGCAGTGAAGTGTTGGCTTTGAGAGAAAAGGAATTTATTACAGCAGCAATCGCAACTGGTGTGCCGAAATTCGAGATATTAGTAAGACATATCCTCCCTAATATCTTTACACCCATCATTATTTTAATCTCTTTACAAATGGGCACATACATTATCGCAGAAGCATCCGTAAGTTTCTTAGGATTCGGAGTTCAACCGCCCACTCCTGCATGGGGCAACATGCTTAATGAAGGAAAGGATTATATTTTCAGTTCTTGGTGGTTAATCACATTCCCGGGTATTGCGATTATCCTCACTACACTTGGGGTTAATTTATTCGGTGACTGGTTAAGGGATACACTCGATCCTGAACTAAAAGGCGAATAA
- a CDS encoding winged helix-turn-helix transcriptional regulator, with amino-acid sequence MDKEKQILHYIKMNPYISQQELSSKVGLSRPAVANYIANLTRRGEIKGRGYILRDESQIVCIGGANTDRKARTNEKVRLYSSNPVKITEACGGVARNFAENLSRLGVNTSLIACVGDDREGNWILKETKSQGVDVSQVWVLPAERTGTFTTLLDIDGESIVSMADMNIYEKITISMFEEKWSHIAASQAVFLDTNIPKECINYLIKRCRDVNIPLYIDPVSSAKAQKLPLRLDGAELLLPNREEAEILAEIKIDSIKDCQIACEKIRQRGVQNVIIKLGDQGVYYFSDEESGHLSPVKTDVVDVTGAGEAFASCVVNGLMNEESLFNACQLGLAGAALTIQTEESISSFLKPEKLDEIVRNFRDENQKAREV; translated from the coding sequence ATGGATAAAGAGAAACAAATTTTACATTACATAAAAATGAATCCTTACATATCACAGCAAGAATTATCAAGTAAAGTAGGCTTATCCCGACCTGCCGTTGCTAATTATATTGCTAACCTGACAAGACGCGGCGAAATTAAAGGCCGTGGCTATATACTGCGAGATGAATCGCAGATTGTCTGTATTGGAGGGGCCAACACAGACCGGAAAGCACGGACAAATGAGAAGGTGCGCCTATATTCATCAAATCCGGTAAAAATAACCGAGGCTTGTGGCGGTGTAGCACGCAATTTTGCCGAAAATTTAAGTCGCCTGGGCGTAAACACTTCTCTTATTGCTTGTGTCGGAGACGATAGAGAGGGGAACTGGATCTTAAAGGAAACGAAGAGCCAAGGGGTTGATGTTAGTCAAGTATGGGTGCTTCCAGCAGAAAGGACCGGAACTTTTACGACCTTATTAGATATTGATGGCGAGAGCATTGTCTCTATGGCCGATATGAATATTTACGAAAAAATTACTATTTCCATGTTCGAGGAAAAATGGTCCCATATTGCTGCCTCACAAGCTGTTTTCCTTGATACGAATATTCCTAAGGAATGTATAAACTATTTGATTAAACGGTGCAGAGATGTAAACATCCCTTTGTATATTGACCCTGTATCTTCTGCCAAAGCACAAAAACTTCCTTTGCGTCTTGACGGAGCAGAACTGCTGCTCCCTAACCGGGAAGAAGCAGAAATCCTTGCTGAAATAAAAATTGACTCAATCAAGGACTGCCAAATTGCCTGTGAAAAAATTAGACAGCGCGGCGTTCAAAACGTGATTATAAAGCTTGGTGATCAGGGGGTTTATTATTTCTCTGATGAGGAATCCGGACATTTGTCTCCTGTTAAAACAGATGTTGTTGATGTCACTGGGGCTGGTGAAGCTTTTGCTTCATGTGTCGTAAATGGACTCATGAACGAAGAATCGTTATTTAATGCTTGCCAGTTAGGACTGGCTGGTGCTGCTCTAACCATTCAAACTGAAGAATCTATATCATCCTTTTTAAAACCTGAAAAACTTGATGAAATAGTAAGGAATTTTCGAGATGAAAACCAGAAGGCAAGAGAGGTTTAG
- a CDS encoding DMT family transporter, with translation MYLYPLMVVIAASSYGVVSTIIKLAMSSGFSVSEAVTSQFFIGFCLAAGIFLLTSRTKLSFNGIKILILAGVLTGLTNIVYGRSLNYLPASLAVVLLFQFTWIGMLISCITRRQFPTRIELLSLIILVGGTIPAAGLIDVDLSEIPFQGWLWGLAAALCYSLFLFVNGRATANMTTSNRLVWVSFFALITTAVFQSPDIIWNGTLFNEGLWMYGLALGLFGMIIPVFLFTIAVPKVGLGRSSILSAIELPIAVLVSVILLSETVTALQIAGIATIILGMSLPVMLGRNRQGSNMKILKQNVNNQSAMLGDLKKHSS, from the coding sequence ATGTATCTATATCCCCTGATGGTAGTGATAGCCGCAAGCAGTTATGGTGTCGTTTCTACCATCATAAAACTGGCAATGAGCAGTGGTTTTTCGGTCTCAGAAGCAGTTACAAGTCAATTTTTTATCGGCTTTTGCCTTGCTGCAGGAATATTCTTGCTTACAAGCAGAACAAAATTAAGCTTTAACGGAATAAAAATTCTTATTCTTGCTGGGGTTTTAACAGGCTTAACAAATATTGTATATGGCCGTTCTTTGAACTATTTGCCAGCTTCATTGGCAGTTGTCCTTTTGTTTCAATTTACATGGATAGGTATGTTGATTTCTTGTATAACAAGACGCCAATTTCCAACTCGAATTGAATTACTATCTTTAATCATATTGGTAGGAGGGACAATACCGGCAGCTGGTTTAATCGATGTTGATCTATCTGAGATACCCTTTCAAGGGTGGTTATGGGGTTTAGCAGCAGCTCTTTGTTATTCACTATTTTTATTTGTCAATGGAAGGGCAACTGCAAATATGACAACTTCTAATCGGTTAGTATGGGTTTCTTTCTTTGCTTTAATAACAACGGCAGTTTTTCAGTCGCCGGATATTATTTGGAACGGGACTTTGTTTAACGAAGGACTTTGGATGTATGGTTTGGCTTTGGGGTTATTTGGAATGATCATACCGGTCTTTCTATTCACGATTGCCGTTCCTAAAGTTGGTTTAGGAAGGTCATCGATACTGAGTGCGATTGAATTGCCTATTGCCGTACTTGTATCTGTCATTTTATTAAGTGAAACAGTTACTGCACTTCAAATCGCTGGGATCGCAACCATTATTCTCGGTATGAGTTTACCAGTCATGCTTGGCAGAAACAGACAGGGAAGTAATATGAAAATTTTAAAACAAAATGTAAATAACCAATCTGCTATGTTAGGGGATTTGAAAAAACATAGCAGCTGA
- a CDS encoding ABC transporter permease has translation MLDFIIKRLIQVVIVVFLALTAVFFLIRLSGDPTTLFLPPDAPREQIEEYRELLGFNRPLYVQYTDFMKGAIQGDFGESLRSGDDALGLVLERMPATFQLAFSALLLSIIIAIPLGVLSAYKRNTLFDKASVGITVIGQAIPSFWFGLILIFIFAAQLKLFPSSGGGSVNHMVLPVITLALYSVSRFVRFTRSAMLDVLNKDYIRTTKAAGTPTSTLIMKYALKNSLIPILTLIALDLGVLLGGAVITEAVFSWPGVGRLLHQSLMNRDFPIVLAGVFIIAIIYAVINFITDILYAYVNPQIRVK, from the coding sequence ATGTTAGATTTTATAATTAAAAGATTAATACAAGTGGTCATCGTTGTATTTCTTGCTCTAACAGCAGTCTTCTTTTTAATTCGTCTTTCGGGAGATCCGACTACACTATTCCTCCCGCCTGATGCGCCAAGGGAACAAATTGAAGAATATCGTGAGTTATTAGGGTTTAACCGCCCACTATATGTTCAATACACTGACTTCATGAAAGGCGCCATTCAAGGTGATTTTGGAGAATCTTTAAGAAGTGGCGACGATGCTCTAGGACTTGTTTTAGAAAGAATGCCAGCAACTTTTCAATTAGCATTCTCAGCATTGTTATTATCAATCATCATCGCTATTCCACTTGGTGTTCTATCTGCATATAAACGAAACACCCTATTTGATAAAGCAAGTGTAGGGATTACGGTTATCGGTCAGGCTATCCCCAGTTTTTGGTTTGGTTTAATTTTAATTTTTATTTTTGCTGCTCAACTAAAATTATTTCCATCGAGTGGAGGCGGCTCTGTTAATCACATGGTGCTTCCAGTTATTACACTAGCTTTGTATAGTGTATCGCGTTTTGTCCGCTTTACTCGATCGGCCATGCTAGATGTATTAAATAAAGACTATATCCGAACAACCAAAGCAGCTGGAACACCAACATCCACGCTAATTATGAAATACGCCTTAAAAAATTCTTTGATTCCGATCCTCACATTAATTGCGCTTGATCTCGGTGTTTTATTAGGCGGCGCTGTTATTACGGAAGCTGTTTTTTCTTGGCCTGGTGTAGGTAGACTATTACACCAGTCATTAATGAATCGAGATTTCCCAATTGTATTGGCTGGCGTATTTATCATTGCCATCATTTATGCAGTCATCAACTTTATTACAGATATTTTATATGCATATGTGAACCCCCAAATTAGAGTGAAGTAG
- a CDS encoding ABC transporter substrate-binding protein, translating into MRKNKVLITFLLIITMLLAACTEGTNVDGNSSSSPDSSSDANSQGPLVIGFEADATTLLANHDVNYTTDTLIRNIYDPLIDRDSQTAEFVPVLAEEWKNTDEKTWYLKLKEGIKFHNGADFNANAVKFSIDYILDESNGSFYRSRWANVEEVVVLSDYEVEIHTSVPFPSLIQRIAEDLLIMEPGYVEEAGIEKASSEPVGTGAYTFVEWSRDNHLKLKAFEDYWQGKPGIEEVEFRIIPEFSARMSAFMSGEIYLFKNIPVDSVKQFESNEVKQISSSRINYLALSNLVDGPLKDVKVRQAINHAINANELLETVLSGYGSRITGPLSQLNADYAETKEYDYDPDLAVKLIEEAGYSPEELTLTLDTPSGRYPMDSHIAQAIASQLQSIGINVEVRVNEWGQHLEKIQKRETGDMYILGWGPAFDAQSTIENLFTLEAPYSSFYQEDIEKKIKETNQLFDQEARYAGYAELQQQLVEQAAWVPLWQQADLYAVKSSLNFSPRVDEKMNVFEMSWN; encoded by the coding sequence ATGAGGAAAAATAAGGTCCTGATTACATTTCTTTTAATCATTACGATGTTATTGGCAGCATGTACAGAAGGTACTAATGTGGATGGTAATTCCAGTAGTTCACCAGATTCTAGTTCAGATGCTAATAGTCAGGGTCCCCTTGTCATCGGTTTTGAAGCAGACGCTACCACACTTCTAGCAAATCACGATGTCAACTACACCACAGATACGCTAATTCGTAATATTTATGATCCACTGATTGATCGAGATTCTCAAACAGCTGAATTTGTCCCTGTTCTTGCAGAGGAATGGAAAAATACAGACGAAAAAACATGGTACTTAAAGCTGAAAGAAGGAATTAAGTTCCATAACGGAGCAGATTTTAATGCAAATGCAGTTAAATTTAGTATCGACTACATCTTAGATGAAAGTAACGGGTCATTTTACCGTTCAAGATGGGCTAACGTTGAGGAGGTCGTTGTACTTTCAGATTACGAAGTGGAGATCCATACATCCGTGCCTTTTCCAAGCTTAATCCAACGAATTGCAGAAGATTTGCTCATCATGGAACCTGGCTATGTTGAAGAAGCAGGTATAGAGAAAGCATCAAGCGAACCAGTTGGTACAGGGGCGTATACGTTTGTTGAATGGTCAAGAGATAACCATTTGAAATTAAAAGCTTTTGAAGATTATTGGCAAGGAAAACCTGGGATTGAGGAAGTTGAGTTCCGAATTATTCCGGAATTTAGCGCAAGGATGTCTGCTTTTATGAGCGGAGAAATATATTTATTTAAGAACATCCCTGTCGACTCAGTTAAACAATTTGAAAGTAATGAAGTAAAACAAATTTCTTCTTCACGTATCAATTACTTAGCATTATCGAACCTTGTCGATGGTCCATTAAAAGATGTCAAAGTTAGACAAGCGATTAATCACGCTATCAATGCAAATGAACTTCTAGAAACTGTATTAAGTGGGTATGGATCGAGAATTACAGGACCTCTGTCCCAATTGAATGCTGATTATGCTGAAACTAAAGAATACGACTATGACCCAGATCTTGCCGTAAAGTTAATCGAAGAAGCTGGCTATAGTCCAGAAGAATTAACATTAACATTGGATACACCAAGTGGTCGATATCCGATGGACTCCCATATTGCTCAAGCCATTGCCTCACAATTACAAAGTATCGGGATCAATGTAGAAGTAAGGGTGAATGAATGGGGACAGCATTTGGAGAAGATTCAAAAAAGAGAAACTGGTGATATGTACATTCTTGGATGGGGGCCAGCTTTCGATGCCCAGTCAACAATTGAAAACTTGTTCACTTTAGAAGCGCCATACAGTAGTTTTTACCAGGAGGATATTGAGAAAAAGATTAAGGAAACAAACCAATTGTTTGATCAAGAAGCGCGCTATGCAGGATACGCTGAACTTCAACAGCAGTTAGTAGAACAAGCTGCTTGGGTTCCATTATGGCAGCAAGCAGACCTTTACGCTGTTAAATCTTCTTTAAATTTCTCACCTCGTGTTGATGAGAAAATGAACGTGTTTGAGATGTCATGGAACTAA
- a CDS encoding cupin domain-containing protein, translating into MKNEQYWVSKLGLTPHPEGGYYKRTFESEECTSDQELSVNFVGTRKLYTSIYFLLTSNDVSHFHRLKSDELWYFHAGSPLTIHVIHENSEYEEIKLGINLDIGEVPQALVPKNSIFGSSVMEEDTFSLVGCMVSPGFEFQDFEMFTQADLLSKYPQYKEIILKLAYEKIPE; encoded by the coding sequence ATGAAAAATGAGCAATATTGGGTTTCAAAACTTGGATTAACCCCCCATCCAGAAGGCGGATATTATAAAAGAACGTTTGAATCAGAGGAATGTACTTCTGATCAAGAATTGTCTGTGAATTTTGTGGGAACACGTAAGCTCTATACAAGCATTTATTTTTTATTAACGTCTAATGATGTGTCCCACTTTCATCGATTAAAATCGGATGAATTATGGTATTTTCACGCTGGAAGTCCATTAACCATTCATGTCATCCATGAAAATAGTGAATATGAAGAAATTAAATTAGGAATAAACCTTGATATTGGAGAAGTACCTCAAGCTTTAGTTCCGAAAAATTCAATCTTTGGTTCGTCTGTAATGGAGGAGGATACATTCTCACTAGTAGGTTGTATGGTTTCTCCAGGCTTTGAATTTCAGGATTTTGAAATGTTCACACAAGCCGACCTTTTATCAAAATATCCTCAATATAAGGAAATTATTTTAAAGTTAGCATATGAAAAGATTCCTGAATAG
- a CDS encoding winged helix-turn-helix transcriptional regulator: MSENEKIIADLIRENPFISQQELSEAVGLSMSSIANIISGLIKKEYILGKAYVLNETNPIICIGGANVDRKFYAKHVITHETSNPVKSSTSVGGVARNIAENLGRLGEEVILLSARGNDSEWKEIYDLSSPFMNLEHVAAFEHSSTGSYTAVLDKNGDLSIAVADMDIYENITPELLIKNSHILRKAKCIVADLNCPSETIDFLCSFTSKHHIPLAIIPVSVPKMNRLPKSLNSVSWLIVNKDETETYMNMTMNDKKDWEEAVKKWLKLGVKNVIVTNGSKGVMAGVENGEIYYFPAIETPKVVDVTGAGDSFCSGVIYSWLQKKELDHIIKSGLVNAHKTIMSKYTVRQELSQKQFILDMEEM; encoded by the coding sequence ATGAGCGAAAATGAAAAAATAATCGCAGACTTGATCAGAGAAAATCCATTTATCTCTCAGCAGGAATTATCTGAAGCAGTTGGATTATCCATGTCCTCCATTGCCAATATTATTTCCGGGTTAATCAAGAAGGAATATATATTAGGAAAAGCTTATGTGTTAAATGAAACAAATCCTATAATTTGTATTGGCGGAGCTAATGTTGATCGAAAGTTTTATGCAAAACATGTGATCACTCATGAAACATCTAATCCAGTTAAATCTTCTACATCGGTAGGAGGAGTGGCAAGAAATATTGCGGAAAACTTGGGAAGACTTGGTGAGGAAGTCATCTTATTATCAGCCAGAGGGAACGATTCAGAATGGAAAGAGATTTATGATTTATCATCTCCATTTATGAATTTGGAGCATGTTGCTGCCTTTGAACATTCGTCTACAGGTTCCTATACGGCAGTATTAGATAAAAATGGCGATCTATCAATCGCAGTAGCTGACATGGATATATATGAAAACATTACACCTGAGCTGCTGATCAAAAACAGCCATATACTCAGAAAGGCTAAATGTATCGTTGCTGATTTGAATTGCCCGAGTGAAACGATTGATTTTCTTTGTTCCTTTACTTCCAAACATCATATTCCATTAGCAATTATCCCTGTTTCAGTGCCAAAAATGAACAGGCTTCCAAAATCGCTGAATTCAGTGAGCTGGCTCATAGTAAACAAAGATGAAACCGAAACCTACATGAACATGACTATGAATGATAAGAAAGATTGGGAAGAAGCGGTTAAAAAGTGGCTGAAGCTGGGTGTAAAAAATGTGATTGTGACCAATGGATCCAAAGGTGTAATGGCGGGGGTTGAGAATGGAGAGATTTATTATTTCCCAGCTATCGAAACACCAAAGGTAGTTGATGTGACAGGTGCAGGAGATTCATTTTGTTCAGGAGTTATTTATTCCTGGCTGCAAAAGAAAGAATTGGACCACATTATCAAATCTGGTTTGGTCAATGCACACAAAACCATTATGTCAAAGTATACAGTTAGGCAAGAATTATCTCAAAAACAATTTATTTTAGATATGGAGGAAATGTAA